The sequence below is a genomic window from Deinococcus radiopugnans ATCC 19172.
TGATTGCCAGTTCTGTTCAGCTCACCCCGTACAGCTCCCCGTACTTCTCGCGCAGGTACTTCAGGTACGGCTCCACGGTCATGGCCTGCCCGGTGGCCCGCTCCACCAGTTCGGCGGGTTTGTACAGCTTGCCGGGCGCATACACGTTTTCTTTCAACCAGCCGTGCAGGCGGGAAAAGTCGGCGCGGGCGATGTCGCCCTCCAGGCCCGGATTGGCCGCCTCGGCAGCGGCGTAGAACTGCGCGCTCAGGACGTTGCCCAGCGTGTAGCCCTGAAAGGCCCCGCCGATGCTGCCGAAGTACCAGTGGACGTCCTGCAAGACCCCGTTCACGTCGCTGGGGGCGCGCAGGCCCAGGTTCTGCTGATAGGCGGCGTGCCACGCGTCGTTCAGGTCACGCACGGTCAGCGTGCCGCCCAGCAACTGGCGCTCCAGCTCGTAGCGGGTGATGACGTGCAGGTTGTAGGTCAGCTCGTCGGCGTCGGTGCGGATGAGAGAACGGGCCACGGTGTTCACGGCGCGGTGCATCTCCTCCTCGGACACGTCCGCGAGCTGCTCGGGAAAGGCGTCGCGGAACTTGCCGAAGTAGGCGGCCCAGAACGCACGGCTGCGCCCCACCTGGTTTTCCCAGAGCCGCGACTGGCTCTCGTGCACCCCGGCGCTGACGCCGCCGCCGATGGGCGTGCCCAGGAAGTCGTCCCGGACGCCCTGCTCGTACATGGCGTGCCCGGACTCGTGCAACGTGGAGTACAGCGCCTCGCCCGGATCATTCGTCTTGACGCGGGTGGTGATGCGCACGTCGTGGCCGCCCAGCCGAGTCATGAAGGGGTGGTGCGTCAGATCCTGGCGGCCCTGCGTGAAGTCATAACCGTAATCGCGGATCACCGCTTCGCCGAAGGCCAGCTGCGCCCCGCTGTCGTAATGGCGGCCCAGGAAGTCGGTGCGGGGCGGCCCAGCCCCAATCACGGCGTCGGCCAGCGGCACCAGCGCTTCACGCAGTTTGCTGAACACGTCGCCTACCTGCTGGGCCGTCATGCCCTCGTCGGACTGATCGATGAAGTAGTCCATCGGATCGCTGAATTCGGGAAAGTAGGCGGCCGCCTGAAGGCTGAAGTCGCGCGACTTTTCCAGATACGGCACCATGCGCGCGAAGTCGTTGTCGGGCCGCGCCGTCGTCCACGCGCTGTAGCTGTCGCCGCCGTGCTGGCTCCAGGCGGCCACGAAATCGGCGGGCAGGCGGGTGGCCTCCTCGAAGTTCTTGCGGGCCACGGCCACCATGCGCGTCTGCGCGGGCGAGAGATCGCTGCGGTTCTGCGCCCCGTCCAGCAGCCTGCCGTACTCGGCGTCGGTGGCGCGGGCATGGGCCAGGCGCGACAGCAGCGACTGCTGGCGCGAGCGCCCCGCCGCCGCCCCGGCGGGCAGATAGGTGCTCTGGTCCCAGCCCAGCAGCGAGCCGATGCCGCCCAGATCGGCCAGTTCCTGCCAGCGGGTCTGGAGGGCTTCCCATGCGGTGTCCGTGGCGGGTGTGGAGGTCATGGCGTGAGGGTAGCGCAGGGACGCTAGCTGCCCCGCTAGGCCGATTGGCCTACCATGCTTCCCGCGCCGTGCCCCCGGCCCGGTATGAAACACTCCCTCACATGCCCCAACGCATCTCCCTGGAAGCCCTGGCGGCCCTGCCGACGGTCTCGGCCCTCAACGTCTCTCGCGGCGGCGATCAGGTGGCCTTTTACGCTGACTGGACGGGGCGCTTCGAGCTGTACACGCTGAACCTGAAGACCCGCGAGCAGCGGCAGGTCACCGATGGGCAGGCCCCCAAAGCCATCCGCGCGGGCTTCGTGTGGGCGACGGACGACTCGCGCATCTTCCTGAGCCGCGATCAGGACGGCGACGAACGGCAGGCGCTGTTCACTCTGGCGCTGGCGTCGGGCGAGGTCACGGCCCTTCAGCACGCGCCGCAGAGCATGGACTACGCGGTGGACGCGCACCCCGACGGCACGCGGCTGCTGGTCAACAGCACGCGCGGCGGGCAGATGAACGTGCAGGTCTATGACCTTGAAAAAGAGGGAGAGGCGGCCTGGACGGTGCTGACCACCCTGCCCAATGCCACCCAGGCCGCCGCCTGGAGTCCCGACGGCACGCGGCTGACCCTGACCACCAACGAGAGCGCGGATTTACGAAACACCGACGGTTACGTGCTGAGCGCCGACGGTTCCAGCCTGCGCCGCGTGCTGCGCGTGCGCGAGGGCAGCCAGGACAGCGTGGGCGAGTGGCACCCGGACGGTAAGCGCGTGGCCGCCAACAGCGACGCAGACGGGAATCGGCGGGTGGGTCTGCTCACGGTGGAGACGGGCGAAGTGCAGTGGCTCACCCCTGCCGACGAGCGCATCGAGGAAACGGCGGGCCAGTTCTCCCCGGATGGGCGCTGGCTGAGCGTCATTCGCAACGTGGACAGCACACTAACGCCCGTGCTGTACGACACGGCCACGGGCGAGGCCCGCGAGCTGAAGCTGCCGCCCGGTCTGGCGGTGGGCACGCAGTTCGCGCACGGCGGCAGCCACCTGCTGTTCAGTTACGTGACCTCCACCACCCGCCCGCAGGTGCTGCTGTACCACTTGGCCGACGACACCACCGAGGTGCTGCTGGACGCCGAATACGGCGACGTCGATCCCGCCGACTTCGTGCCGGGCGAGTATGTCCGCTACCCCACGGCGGACGGGCTGGAGGTGCCGGCGATCCTCTACCGGCCGCGCGAGCTGGAGGACGGCAAAACCTCCCCCGCCCTGATCCACGCGCACGGTGGCCCCACCGCGCAGTTCTTCCGGGGCTTCGACGCGCAGGCGCAGTTTCTGGCCGATCAGGGCTACCTGGTGCTGTGCCCCAACGTGCGCGGCAGCACCGGCTACGGCGTGACGTGGCGCGACGCCAACCTGCTGGACTGGGGCGGGCGCGACCTGGCCGACATCGCCGCCGGGGCGGAATACCTGAAATCGCTGCCAGAGGTGGACGGCACCCGCCTGGGCATCTTCGGGGGCAGCTACGGCGGTTACCTCAGTTACATGGCGGTGGTGAAAGAACCCGATCTGTTCAAGGTGGGCGTGCCCATCGTGGGCATCACCGACCTGCACAGGCTGTACGAGGACAACAGCCGCGTGATGCCGCAACTGGGCTACTACTTCCGCACCATGATGGGTGATCCGGTAGAGAACGCCGAGTTGTGGCGGGACCGCAGTGCCATCACCCACGCCGCCGATCTAAAGGCGCACCTGTTCATGATGCACGGCACCAACGATCCCCGCTGCCCGATCAATCAGGCCAGAGGTTTCCGCGACGCGCTGCTGGCGAACGGGCGCCAGGAAGGCCGTGACTTCGAGTACGTCGAATTTTCCGACGAGGGCCACGGCGCGGGCGACATCGCCGGAAAGACCCGCAGCTACCGCCTGCTGACTGACTACCTGGCGCGGCGCCTGTAGCGCGGAACGGACGCCCCGACTTCAATCCGTCACCCTTCCACCCCATCCTGAAACACTCATGGAACCGGGCCGGGAAGCGCCTGTAGTGCGTGATACGATCAGTGCGTTTTGACCGGAGGGTGCAGAGAGTGAGGCTGTCAGAAGACATTGGAATTGACCTGGGAACGGCGACGTTTCTGATCTATACCCGCAGCCGGGGGCTGGTGTTGCAGGAACCCAGCGTCATCGCCATGACCCGCGACAGCAAGCAGGTCCGGGCGGTGGGCGAGGAAGCGTACCGCATGATCGGGCGCACCCCCGGCGGCATCGTGGCGGTGCGGCCCATCAAGGACGGCGTGATCGCCGACGAGGGTCTGACTGAGAAGATGATCACCATGTTCCTGGCCAAGGTGCAGGGCAACGCCGGGCGGCTGTTCGGGTTCAAGCCGCAGATGATGGTGGGCGTGCCCAGCAGCGTCAGCGACGTGGAGCGCCGGGCCGTGCTGCGGGCGGCCCTGAACGCCAATGCCAAACGGGCCTTTCTCATCGAGGAACCGCTGGCGGCGGCCATCGGCGCGGGCCTCAAGATCACCGAGCCGCTGGGCAGCATGGTGGTGGACATCGGCGGGGGCAGCAGCGACGTGGCCGTGATCTCGCTGGGCGGCATCGTGGTCAGCGAGTCCATGCGCGTGGCAGGCAACGAATTCGACGAGAGCATCATCCGCTACGTGCGCCGCAAGGAAAACGTCCTGATCGGCGAGCGCACCGCCGAGGAGATCAAGGTCAAGGTGGGCGCCGCCATGCTGGTCGACGACGCCGAGAATCTGGTGGCCGAGGTGCGCGGGCGGGACCTGATCAACGGCCTGCCCCGCACCATCAGCCTGGACAGCCGCGACGTGGTCGAAGCCCTGGCCGAACCCGTGACCCGCATCGTGGAGGGGGTCAAGCGCGTGCTGGAGATCACCCCGCCCGAACTGGTCAGCGACATCATCGACCGGGGCATCGTGATGACTGGCGGCGGCAGCCTGCTGCGCAACTTCGACGAGTTGCTGCGTCAGACCACCGGCATTCCCGTTTCCGTGGCCGAGAACGCCGTGGAGGCCGTGGCCGTGGGCACCGGCATGGCGCTGGACATGCTTGCCGTGCTGGGCGACAGTCTGGTGTCCAGCGACTACTACCTGCGCCGTTAAGCAGCGCTGCGGGACGGCAAGGAGGAGCATCCAGAGCCTTCTTCCGGCCAGCCGCGCCCCCAAGGAGTTCCCCCATGCAACCCATCCTGATTCAAGAGGTCATGAAGACCCTGCCGCACCGCTTTCCCTTTCTGTTGGTCGACCGTGTACTCAATGTCGAGAACGGCGAGGTTCACGCCATCAAGAACGTGAGCGTGAACGAGCCGTTCTTTACCGGCCACTTCCCTGGCGAACCGGTGATGCCCGGTGTGCTGATCGTCGAGGCGCTGGCGCAGGCCAGTTTCTTCTGCATGCACGAGGCTCTGGAACCCGGCACCATCGGCTACCTGGCGGGCGTGGACGGCGCGCGGTTCAAGCGCAAGGTGGTGCCCGGCGACACGCTGCACCTGCACGCCAAGCTGGAATTCATGCGCCGGGGCCTGGGCAAGACCACCTGCCGCGCGGAGGTGGACGGGCAGGTGGCGGCGGAGGCCACGATCCTGTTCGCGGTGGGCAAGGGGTGAACCGAGCGCCGTGCGCGGTGCGCGGGACGCGGGAGGAGCTGTTCACCGCGTCCCGCCTCCCGCGTCCCGCCTCCCCCACCACGGGCGCCCCATGACCCGCCTGACCCGCGCCGTCACCGCCGAGCTCCTTCCGCCGCTGCTGGCCGGCACGCTGCTGTTCACGGCGGTCCTGAGCTTCGGGTACTTCTTCATCTCCAGCCAGTGGCTGACCGGGGTGCCGGTGACGCTGATCGGGCGCTGGATCGCCCTGCAGGTGCCGGACACGCTGGTCAAGGTCTTTCCGATGGCCGTG
It includes:
- a CDS encoding carboxypeptidase M32 produces the protein MTSTPATDTAWEALQTRWQELADLGGIGSLLGWDQSTYLPAGAAAGRSRQQSLLSRLAHARATDAEYGRLLDGAQNRSDLSPAQTRMVAVARKNFEEATRLPADFVAAWSQHGGDSYSAWTTARPDNDFARMVPYLEKSRDFSLQAAAYFPEFSDPMDYFIDQSDEGMTAQQVGDVFSKLREALVPLADAVIGAGPPRTDFLGRHYDSGAQLAFGEAVIRDYGYDFTQGRQDLTHHPFMTRLGGHDVRITTRVKTNDPGEALYSTLHESGHAMYEQGVRDDFLGTPIGGGVSAGVHESQSRLWENQVGRSRAFWAAYFGKFRDAFPEQLADVSEEEMHRAVNTVARSLIRTDADELTYNLHVITRYELERQLLGGTLTVRDLNDAWHAAYQQNLGLRAPSDVNGVLQDVHWYFGSIGGAFQGYTLGNVLSAQFYAAAEAANPGLEGDIARADFSRLHGWLKENVYAPGKLYKPAELVERATGQAMTVEPYLKYLREKYGELYGVS
- a CDS encoding S9 family peptidase gives rise to the protein MPQRISLEALAALPTVSALNVSRGGDQVAFYADWTGRFELYTLNLKTREQRQVTDGQAPKAIRAGFVWATDDSRIFLSRDQDGDERQALFTLALASGEVTALQHAPQSMDYAVDAHPDGTRLLVNSTRGGQMNVQVYDLEKEGEAAWTVLTTLPNATQAAAWSPDGTRLTLTTNESADLRNTDGYVLSADGSSLRRVLRVREGSQDSVGEWHPDGKRVAANSDADGNRRVGLLTVETGEVQWLTPADERIEETAGQFSPDGRWLSVIRNVDSTLTPVLYDTATGEARELKLPPGLAVGTQFAHGGSHLLFSYVTSTTRPQVLLYHLADDTTEVLLDAEYGDVDPADFVPGEYVRYPTADGLEVPAILYRPRELEDGKTSPALIHAHGGPTAQFFRGFDAQAQFLADQGYLVLCPNVRGSTGYGVTWRDANLLDWGGRDLADIAAGAEYLKSLPEVDGTRLGIFGGSYGGYLSYMAVVKEPDLFKVGVPIVGITDLHRLYEDNSRVMPQLGYYFRTMMGDPVENAELWRDRSAITHAADLKAHLFMMHGTNDPRCPINQARGFRDALLANGRQEGRDFEYVEFSDEGHGAGDIAGKTRSYRLLTDYLARRL
- a CDS encoding rod shape-determining protein; its protein translation is MRLSEDIGIDLGTATFLIYTRSRGLVLQEPSVIAMTRDSKQVRAVGEEAYRMIGRTPGGIVAVRPIKDGVIADEGLTEKMITMFLAKVQGNAGRLFGFKPQMMVGVPSSVSDVERRAVLRAALNANAKRAFLIEEPLAAAIGAGLKITEPLGSMVVDIGGGSSDVAVISLGGIVVSESMRVAGNEFDESIIRYVRRKENVLIGERTAEEIKVKVGAAMLVDDAENLVAEVRGRDLINGLPRTISLDSRDVVEALAEPVTRIVEGVKRVLEITPPELVSDIIDRGIVMTGGGSLLRNFDELLRQTTGIPVSVAENAVEAVAVGTGMALDMLAVLGDSLVSSDYYLRR
- the fabZ gene encoding 3-hydroxyacyl-ACP dehydratase FabZ; this translates as MQPILIQEVMKTLPHRFPFLLVDRVLNVENGEVHAIKNVSVNEPFFTGHFPGEPVMPGVLIVEALAQASFFCMHEALEPGTIGYLAGVDGARFKRKVVPGDTLHLHAKLEFMRRGLGKTTCRAEVDGQVAAEATILFAVGKG